In the Diachasmimorpha longicaudata isolate KC_UGA_2023 chromosome 1, iyDiaLong2, whole genome shotgun sequence genome, one interval contains:
- the LOC135168531 gene encoding anoctamin-8 isoform X3 codes for MPGGEGSNSPINFNDVATDLTKSIISDDNCGTRCEESEGDAMTIGDGVRRRKVIRAAKETFDKASRLLRRKIPCTGHLMTPRRLWIQKVPTQECDVIVMFPSGASDETLMWLLGRLRAGTPGLVVHVRHHASSDSYGFYLTAPFPILLKAAEEMHLPKALRQEYGGGLKEFVCTETNCFEGSDEETQFFTTQERQSLVLHLLHTLRAGQQDLKSLPGIKLVEGQAIIPKCISAGVISQVFPLHELPALEKLQKSWVRAFFSPQPLNDICNYFGVKITMYFAWLGHYTTALVVPAAVGVIFWVGIIGRNQAVEDVAYVLFSILNVIWATAYLETWKRKGAELAYKWGTLDQRDDLLVEPRPLFVGTLQVSPVTGRLEPTYPNWKRNAIRYCITVPVIAVSLFFVFIVMILSFQIQDWWDARLEAAGYGFWLSYVPKVLLAVVIAVMDEAYFKIAVWLNDLENYRLDTEYENHLIYKVALFQFVNSFLSLFYIAFYLQDQERLKEQLAALLIARQVISNLKESAIPYLIEQLRLARMSFELFGALSPSEARAPPGTAEEQSKQSEKQPEEIDEKDGKEGQRAKQQRTISQAELESSLYRVGHPANSLLSDVTFKYDGAFSEHLEMLSQLGYVCLFSSAFPLAAMAALLGNLLELRGDAFKLCFVLQRPFGRRVSSIGTWQNAMEAMGLVAILVNCALIGLSGQVQRMFPEMSVPQTILLIVALEHIMMAIRFIITIIIPDIPTWVATEMAKVEFLRREAVRRLSSTPSPEQTQTVIGRFVVSTAGGESDEGISALEKTINTMNDAPDAPTSSTGHTPSSPPTPAAYGQVPRIAETPPQLETPGSVTSDGSSTFLPGYTVGSRDSHNTPRCSIPGGEKDPFVVSGRRSTDWLSSDQESSPGIDQYSHHLTIGPHGGIEWVRRLGLESSGGRKSSDSEIGTTPGSGSPGPTTEDISLHRSTDCIVSKELASSSDSDLLRSAPPWSLTNRPQKFRFSPEKETAKIREKPERQIIQQIPQFQQHHRVPKEPQPEPHDRRSFGQVDAGGLSDSSRTLSSQEEDKPSKEEREAKKTRVKQSLMKRARSVAIFSLKLKERRAREAEVKAKEAEREARWQQPQSCVGGELSCIPIEQLISVDDIAAMEGRRMNH; via the exons CATCCAGACTTTTGAGACGTAAAATACCATGTACTGGCCATCTGATGACCCCCCGCCGCCTCTGGATCCAAAAGGTTCCAACTCAA GAGTGCGACGTTATTGTAATGTTTCCAAGCGGCGCCAGTGATGAAACATTAATGTGGCTACTTGGAAGACTGCGAGCAGGTACACCAGGTCTCGTAGTTCATGTTCGTCATCATGCGTCTTCGGACAGTTACGGATTCTACCTCACAGCACCTTTCCCAAT ACTCCTCAAAGCAGCCGAAGAGATGCACCTTCCAAAAGCTCTCCGGCAAGAGTATGGCGGAGGTCTGAAAGAATTTGTATGCACTGAGACAAATTGCTTCGAGGGCAGTGACGAGGAGACACAGTTCTTCACAACCCAAGAGAGACAATCTCTCGTGCTTCATCTCCTCCATACATTACGAGCAGGTCAGCAGGACCTGAAGAGTCTTCCGGGTATAAAGTTAGTGGAAGGACAGGCCATTATCCCCAAGTGCATTTCCGCTGGTGTCATCTCCCAG GTATTTCCTCTCCACGAGCTACCAGCACTCGAGAAGCTTCAGAAAAGCTGGGTACGAGCATTCTTCAGCCCTCAGCCCCTTAACGACATCTGTAATTACTTTGGTGTTAAGATAACAATGTACTTTGCATGGTTAGGACATTATACCACCGCCCTCGTCGTTCCTGCTGCAGTGGGTGTCATATTCTGG GTCGGCATCATCGGAAGGAACCAGGCGGTGGAGGACGTTGCCTATGTCCTGTTCTCCATCCTCAATGTCATTTGGGCAACAGCATATCTCGAAACATGGAAGCGCAAGGGCGCCGAGCTGGCTTACAAGTGGGGCACACTAGATCAGAGGGATGATCTCTTAGTAGAGCCTAGACCACTCTTTGTG GGAACGCTACAAGTATCTCCAGTAACTGGAAGACTCGAACCTACCTATCCAAACTGGAAAAGAAATGCCATCCGTTATTGCATAACTGTTCCTGTCATCGCAGTTTCTCTTTTTTTCGTCTTCATTGTAATGATTCTCAGTTTTCAAATACAG GACTGGTGGGACGCTCGACTGGAAGCAGCGGGCTATGGTTTTTGGTTAAGTTACGTGCCAAAAGTTCTGTTAGCAGTGGTGATTGCAGTGATGGATGAAGCGTACTTCAAAATAGCTGTTTGGCTCAATGATTTGG AAAACTATCGTCTTGACACCGAGTACGAGAATCATCTGATCTACAAGGTGGCACTG TTTCAGTTCGTCAACTCATTTTTATCGCTCTTTTACATCGCATTTTATCTTCAAGATCAAGAAAGATTGAAAGAG CAACTAGCAGCATTATTGATAGCTCGTCAAGTGATAAGTAACCTGAAAGAATCAGCAATTCCTTACCTCATTGAGCAACTCCGTCTTGCTCGTATGAGTTTCGAACTCTTTGGGGCTTTAAGCCCTAGTGAAGCACGAGCACCTCCAGGCACAGCTGAGGAACAATCTAAACAATCGGAAAAACAGCCTGaggaaatcgatgaaaaagaTGGCAAAGAAGGACAGAGGGCAAAACAACAGAGGACAATTAGTCAAGCGGAGCTTGAAAGTTCTCTCTACAGAGTAGGACATCCTGCTAATTCTCTACTTAGTGACGTTACCTTCAAG TATGACGGAGCGTTCTCAGAGCATTTGGAGATGCTGTCACAGCTGGGATATGTTTGTTTGTTTTCATCTGCCTTTCCACTCGCTGCGATGGCTGCTCTTTTGGGTAATCTTCTGGAACTTAGAGGGGACGCTTTCAAGTTATGTTTTGTTTTGCAACGACCTTTTGGCAGACGAGTTTCTAGCATCGGTACCTGGCAG AATGCAATGGAAGCAATGGGACTCGTCGCAATACTCGTCAACTGCGCTCTCATTGGTCTCAGTGGTCAAGTGCAGCGCATGTTTCCAGAAATGTCAGTGCCACAGACAATCCTTTTAATAGTCGCTCTTGAGCACATAATGATGGCTATACGCTTCATAATTACCATCATCATTCCTGACATTCCTACGTGGGTGGCAACCGAAATGGCTAAAGTTGAATTTCTCCGGAGAGAAGCAGTTCGACGCCTCTCGTCAACGCCATCCCCAGAGCAAACGCAAACGGTTATAG GGAGGTTCGTGGTGAGTACAGCAGGCGGTGAAAGTGACGAGGGGATATCAGCCCTAGAGAAGACCATCAATACGATGAATGATGCCCCAGATGCTCCGACCTCATCGACAGGACACACCCCAAGTAGTCCGCCAACTCCAGCGGCATACGGTCAAGTCCCAAGGATCGCGGAGACTCCACCACAACTGGAAACACCAGGAAGCGTCACGAGCGACGGTAGCAGTACATTTTTACCCGGTTACACCGTCGGAAGTCGAGATTCCCATAACACTCCACGTTGCTCCATTCCAGGTGGTGAAAAAG ACCCTTTTGTTGTCTCAGGGCGACGATCCACAGACTGGTTATCAAGCGACCAAGAATCATCACCTGGGATTGATCAGTACAGTCATCACCTCACTATAGGTCCTCACGGAGGGATAGAATGGGTCCGTCGACTCGGTTTGGAGAGTTCGGGGGGAAGAAAGTCCAGTGATTCGGAAATCGGCACTACACCGGGGAGCGGAAGCCCTGGACCCACCACTGAGGACATCTCACTTCATCGATCCACTGACTGCATTGTCTCAAAAGAACTTGCATCATCGTCGGATAGTGATTTATTACG ATCTGCCCCACCATGGTCCTTGACCAACCGTCCCCAAAAGTTCCGCTTTTCCCCGGAGAAAGAAACAGCAAAAATTCGCGAAAAACCCGAACGACAAATAATCCAACAAATTCCTCAATTCCAGCAGCACCATCGCGTGCCTAAAGAACCCCAACCCGAGCCCCATGATCGTCGTTCCTTTGGGCAAGTCGATGCAGGTGGCCTCTCCGACTCCAGCCGAACTCTTTCTAGCCAAGAGGAAGACAAACCCTCAAAAGAGGAACGTGAAGCCAAGAAAACACGTGTGAAGCAGAGCCTAATGAAGCGCGCCCGCTCAGTCGCAATATTCTCTCTAAAATTGAAGGAACGTCGAGCCCGAGAGGCAGAAGTCAAGGCAAAAGAGGCTGAACGCGAGGCCCGTTGGCAGCAACCGCAGTCCTGCGTAGGTGGAGAGCTCTCCTGCATTCCCATCGAACAACTGATATCGGTTGATGATATCGCCGCTATGGAGGGCCGCAGAATGAATCATTAG
- the LOC135168531 gene encoding anoctamin-8 isoform X8, translated as MPGGEGSNSPINFNDVATDLTKSIISDDNCGTRCEESEGDAMTIGDGVRRRKVIRAAKETFDKASRLLRRKIPCTGHLMTPRRLWIQKVPTQECDVIVMFPSGASDETLMWLLGRLRAGTPGLVVHVRHHASSDSYGFYLTAPFPILLKAAEEMHLPKALRQEYGGGLKEFVCTETNCFEGSDEETQFFTTQERQSLVLHLLHTLRAGQQDLKSLPGIKLVEGQAIIPKCISAGVISQVFPLHELPALEKLQKSWVRAFFSPQPLNDICNYFGVKITMYFAWLGHYTTALVVPAAVGVIFWVGIIGRNQAVEDVAYVLFSILNVIWATAYLETWKRKGAELAYKWGTLDQRDDLLVEPRPLFVGTLQVSPVTGRLEPTYPNWKRNAIRYCITVPVIAVSLFFVFIVMILSFQIQDWWDARLEAAGYGFWLSYVPKVLLAVVIAVMDEAYFKIAVWLNDLENYRLDTEYENHLIYKVALFQFVNSFLSLFYIAFYLQDQERLKEQLAALLIARQVISNLKESAIPYLIEQLRLARMSFELFGALSPSEARAPPGTAEEQSKQSEKQPEEIDEKDGKEGQRAKQQRTISQAELESSLYRVGHPANSLLSDVTFKIHFSKKYDGAFSEHLEMLSQLGYVCLFSSAFPLAAMAALLGNLLELRGDAFKLCFVLQRPFGRRVSSIGTWQNAMEAMGLVAILVNCALIGLSGQVQRMFPEMSVPQTILLIVALEHIMMAIRFIITIIIPDIPTWVATEMAKVEFLRREAVRRLSSTPSPEQTQTVIGRFVVSTAGGESDEGISALEKTINTMNDAPDAPTSSTGHTPSSPPTPAAYGQVPRIAETPPQLETPGSVTSDGSSTFLPGYTVGSRDSHNTPRCSIPGGEKGPHGGIEWVRRLGLESSGGRKSSDSEIGTTPGSGSPGPTTEDISLHRSTDCIVSKELASSSDSDLLRSAPPWSLTNRPQKFRFSPEKETAKIREKPERQIIQQIPQFQQHHRVPKEPQPEPHDRRSFGQVDAGGLSDSSRTLSSQEEDKPSKEEREAKKTRVKQSLMKRARSVAIFSLKLKERRAREAEVKAKEAEREARWQQPQSCVGGELSCIPIEQLISVDDIAAMEGRRMNH; from the exons CATCCAGACTTTTGAGACGTAAAATACCATGTACTGGCCATCTGATGACCCCCCGCCGCCTCTGGATCCAAAAGGTTCCAACTCAA GAGTGCGACGTTATTGTAATGTTTCCAAGCGGCGCCAGTGATGAAACATTAATGTGGCTACTTGGAAGACTGCGAGCAGGTACACCAGGTCTCGTAGTTCATGTTCGTCATCATGCGTCTTCGGACAGTTACGGATTCTACCTCACAGCACCTTTCCCAAT ACTCCTCAAAGCAGCCGAAGAGATGCACCTTCCAAAAGCTCTCCGGCAAGAGTATGGCGGAGGTCTGAAAGAATTTGTATGCACTGAGACAAATTGCTTCGAGGGCAGTGACGAGGAGACACAGTTCTTCACAACCCAAGAGAGACAATCTCTCGTGCTTCATCTCCTCCATACATTACGAGCAGGTCAGCAGGACCTGAAGAGTCTTCCGGGTATAAAGTTAGTGGAAGGACAGGCCATTATCCCCAAGTGCATTTCCGCTGGTGTCATCTCCCAG GTATTTCCTCTCCACGAGCTACCAGCACTCGAGAAGCTTCAGAAAAGCTGGGTACGAGCATTCTTCAGCCCTCAGCCCCTTAACGACATCTGTAATTACTTTGGTGTTAAGATAACAATGTACTTTGCATGGTTAGGACATTATACCACCGCCCTCGTCGTTCCTGCTGCAGTGGGTGTCATATTCTGG GTCGGCATCATCGGAAGGAACCAGGCGGTGGAGGACGTTGCCTATGTCCTGTTCTCCATCCTCAATGTCATTTGGGCAACAGCATATCTCGAAACATGGAAGCGCAAGGGCGCCGAGCTGGCTTACAAGTGGGGCACACTAGATCAGAGGGATGATCTCTTAGTAGAGCCTAGACCACTCTTTGTG GGAACGCTACAAGTATCTCCAGTAACTGGAAGACTCGAACCTACCTATCCAAACTGGAAAAGAAATGCCATCCGTTATTGCATAACTGTTCCTGTCATCGCAGTTTCTCTTTTTTTCGTCTTCATTGTAATGATTCTCAGTTTTCAAATACAG GACTGGTGGGACGCTCGACTGGAAGCAGCGGGCTATGGTTTTTGGTTAAGTTACGTGCCAAAAGTTCTGTTAGCAGTGGTGATTGCAGTGATGGATGAAGCGTACTTCAAAATAGCTGTTTGGCTCAATGATTTGG AAAACTATCGTCTTGACACCGAGTACGAGAATCATCTGATCTACAAGGTGGCACTG TTTCAGTTCGTCAACTCATTTTTATCGCTCTTTTACATCGCATTTTATCTTCAAGATCAAGAAAGATTGAAAGAG CAACTAGCAGCATTATTGATAGCTCGTCAAGTGATAAGTAACCTGAAAGAATCAGCAATTCCTTACCTCATTGAGCAACTCCGTCTTGCTCGTATGAGTTTCGAACTCTTTGGGGCTTTAAGCCCTAGTGAAGCACGAGCACCTCCAGGCACAGCTGAGGAACAATCTAAACAATCGGAAAAACAGCCTGaggaaatcgatgaaaaagaTGGCAAAGAAGGACAGAGGGCAAAACAACAGAGGACAATTAGTCAAGCGGAGCTTGAAAGTTCTCTCTACAGAGTAGGACATCCTGCTAATTCTCTACTTAGTGACGTTACCTTCAAG ATACACTTTAGCAAAAAG TATGACGGAGCGTTCTCAGAGCATTTGGAGATGCTGTCACAGCTGGGATATGTTTGTTTGTTTTCATCTGCCTTTCCACTCGCTGCGATGGCTGCTCTTTTGGGTAATCTTCTGGAACTTAGAGGGGACGCTTTCAAGTTATGTTTTGTTTTGCAACGACCTTTTGGCAGACGAGTTTCTAGCATCGGTACCTGGCAG AATGCAATGGAAGCAATGGGACTCGTCGCAATACTCGTCAACTGCGCTCTCATTGGTCTCAGTGGTCAAGTGCAGCGCATGTTTCCAGAAATGTCAGTGCCACAGACAATCCTTTTAATAGTCGCTCTTGAGCACATAATGATGGCTATACGCTTCATAATTACCATCATCATTCCTGACATTCCTACGTGGGTGGCAACCGAAATGGCTAAAGTTGAATTTCTCCGGAGAGAAGCAGTTCGACGCCTCTCGTCAACGCCATCCCCAGAGCAAACGCAAACGGTTATAG GGAGGTTCGTGGTGAGTACAGCAGGCGGTGAAAGTGACGAGGGGATATCAGCCCTAGAGAAGACCATCAATACGATGAATGATGCCCCAGATGCTCCGACCTCATCGACAGGACACACCCCAAGTAGTCCGCCAACTCCAGCGGCATACGGTCAAGTCCCAAGGATCGCGGAGACTCCACCACAACTGGAAACACCAGGAAGCGTCACGAGCGACGGTAGCAGTACATTTTTACCCGGTTACACCGTCGGAAGTCGAGATTCCCATAACACTCCACGTTGCTCCATTCCAGGTGGTGAAAAAG GTCCTCACGGAGGGATAGAATGGGTCCGTCGACTCGGTTTGGAGAGTTCGGGGGGAAGAAAGTCCAGTGATTCGGAAATCGGCACTACACCGGGGAGCGGAAGCCCTGGACCCACCACTGAGGACATCTCACTTCATCGATCCACTGACTGCATTGTCTCAAAAGAACTTGCATCATCGTCGGATAGTGATTTATTACG ATCTGCCCCACCATGGTCCTTGACCAACCGTCCCCAAAAGTTCCGCTTTTCCCCGGAGAAAGAAACAGCAAAAATTCGCGAAAAACCCGAACGACAAATAATCCAACAAATTCCTCAATTCCAGCAGCACCATCGCGTGCCTAAAGAACCCCAACCCGAGCCCCATGATCGTCGTTCCTTTGGGCAAGTCGATGCAGGTGGCCTCTCCGACTCCAGCCGAACTCTTTCTAGCCAAGAGGAAGACAAACCCTCAAAAGAGGAACGTGAAGCCAAGAAAACACGTGTGAAGCAGAGCCTAATGAAGCGCGCCCGCTCAGTCGCAATATTCTCTCTAAAATTGAAGGAACGTCGAGCCCGAGAGGCAGAAGTCAAGGCAAAAGAGGCTGAACGCGAGGCCCGTTGGCAGCAACCGCAGTCCTGCGTAGGTGGAGAGCTCTCCTGCATTCCCATCGAACAACTGATATCGGTTGATGATATCGCCGCTATGGAGGGCCGCAGAATGAATCATTAG